In one window of uncultured Acetobacteroides sp. DNA:
- a CDS encoding RloB domain-containing protein, whose product MVLKRKVQPQRISVAVIGEGITEQYYLQSVKDFVGVNLEPKLPKYSEGFDYLERKIKECIELGYPKILCLIDMDNKANAQNKAMYSKLKDRYHNKIIKNKKKGLESKIVFFETERCLELWFLYHFQYTTRKFSSYSELERSLKTYIPSYEKSERFFIKARGLHRLITKDCKGNFTTALANSTKSVSSKLQDNRDYTYSEMSDFFKEITPSSQ is encoded by the coding sequence ATGGTGCTAAAACGTAAAGTTCAACCACAACGCATATCTGTTGCAGTTATTGGTGAAGGTATTACTGAACAATACTATCTGCAATCAGTAAAAGATTTTGTAGGTGTTAATCTCGAACCTAAACTTCCAAAATATTCAGAAGGTTTTGATTACTTAGAGCGTAAGATCAAAGAGTGTATAGAATTAGGCTACCCAAAAATTCTTTGTTTAATAGACATGGACAACAAGGCTAACGCTCAAAATAAAGCCATGTATTCCAAGTTGAAGGATCGTTATCACAACAAAATTATTAAAAACAAAAAAAAAGGGTTAGAAAGTAAAATTGTTTTCTTCGAAACCGAACGCTGTCTCGAACTTTGGTTTCTCTACCATTTCCAGTATACTACACGGAAATTTAGCAGTTATTCCGAGTTGGAAAGAAGCCTTAAAACTTACATCCCCTCATATGAAAAAAGTGAACGCTTCTTTATCAAAGCGAGAGGTCTCCATAGGCTAATCACCAAAGATTGCAAAGGAAACTTTACAACAGCTTTAGCAAACTCTACAAAGTCAGTTTCTTCTAAACTTCAAGATAATCGAGATTATACCTATAGCGAGATGTCCGATTTCTTTAAAGAAATCACACCATCCTCCCAATAA
- a CDS encoding ATP-binding protein has protein sequence MIQEFSAENIYSIREKQTISFVASKDASSQELLTHEVKPNLRLLKLVILYGANASGKTNLLFAMQQLWSLLFYPKSNKEASIERYPFLLDNKSIEQPTVLSAIFYINSIKYQYSVSYNENQIISEEMKYAPNGILSRFYIRTASEESDAPKIEFGDLLGLSAKAKDIIIANTLHNHTVLSTFGKITVDAEPFSIVYKWLKNTVHGVFENLKFIDITKSILESPNKKRFFLDAIKKADFNISNLDIVEIEYDLPPNIREAISKNDTIPSSEKKRLLSETREVVEFSHTTNEGAFPLISGLQSKGTIQYFTLLDKLFNMINGNHIYMIDEVEDQLHYDLLIYFLSSFLLNSNEAQLIVTTHNQQLLDEDFIRRDMVWFAEKNRQSAASEFYSAADFGLHKNISLYNAYRSGRLGAKPSTGSLFLED, from the coding sequence ATGATACAGGAGTTTTCTGCCGAAAATATCTACTCTATCCGCGAGAAGCAAACCATATCCTTCGTCGCTTCAAAGGATGCATCTTCTCAGGAACTCCTTACCCACGAGGTAAAGCCAAACTTACGCCTACTAAAGTTGGTTATTCTTTACGGTGCTAACGCATCTGGTAAAACCAACCTCCTTTTTGCCATGCAGCAACTTTGGAGCCTCCTATTTTATCCCAAATCAAATAAAGAGGCTTCTATTGAACGTTATCCGTTCCTTCTTGATAATAAAAGTATTGAGCAACCAACTGTACTCTCTGCCATTTTCTATATCAACTCTATCAAGTATCAGTACTCCGTTTCTTATAACGAAAACCAAATAATTTCTGAAGAAATGAAGTATGCTCCTAACGGCATTCTTTCAAGATTCTATATTCGTACCGCATCAGAAGAAAGTGATGCCCCAAAAATTGAGTTTGGTGACCTTCTTGGTCTGTCCGCTAAGGCTAAAGACATCATTATAGCCAATACCTTACACAACCACACTGTTCTATCTACCTTTGGAAAGATAACAGTTGATGCAGAACCTTTTAGCATTGTCTATAAGTGGCTCAAGAACACCGTACACGGTGTTTTCGAAAACCTCAAATTTATTGACATCACCAAGTCTATCTTAGAAAGCCCCAACAAAAAACGATTCTTTCTTGATGCCATAAAAAAAGCAGATTTCAATATATCCAACCTAGATATTGTAGAAATAGAGTACGACCTACCTCCGAATATTAGGGAGGCTATCTCTAAAAATGATACTATACCATCATCTGAAAAAAAACGCCTATTAAGCGAAACAAGAGAGGTTGTAGAATTTTCACACACTACAAATGAAGGTGCCTTCCCTCTAATCTCAGGACTTCAATCAAAGGGGACTATCCAGTATTTTACCTTACTCGACAAGTTATTCAATATGATAAATGGTAATCATATCTACATGATTGATGAGGTAGAGGACCAATTACACTACGACCTGTTAATTTACTTCCTGTCTAGTTTTTTGCTCAACTCCAACGAAGCGCAGCTTATTGTAACCACCCACAACCAGCAGTTGCTAGACGAGGACTTTATTCGCCGCGATATGGTGTGGTTTGCCGAGAAAAATAGGCAATCTGCAGCATCTGAATTCTACTCCGCTGCCGATTTTGGCCTTCACAAAAACATATCTCTTTACAACGCCTACCGCTCAGGTCGCTTAGGCGCTAAACCTTCTACAGGTTCACTTTTCTTGGAGGATTAA